A single Panthera uncia isolate 11264 chromosome E2 unlocalized genomic scaffold, Puncia_PCG_1.0 HiC_scaffold_19, whole genome shotgun sequence DNA region contains:
- the ZNF792 gene encoding zinc finger protein 792, whose product MAAAAALRDPAQGCVTFEDVTIYFSQEEWGLLDEAQRLLYCDVMLENFALIASLGLTSFRSHIVARLEMGAEPWVPDRVDMTSAMARGAYSGPGSDFCSGTEGEHSASVEGVPRDRNLKAAPSGRKDYSCDMCGLCLKDILALAEHRAAHPRQKPYVCQAYGREFKSSAYHNQHQMQQGVDKPIRRDEDRASSLMKSCRDDASKKPFTVREGGKDFADGKAGSGFLPHQVPHRVEEPPRDTGVGDRHTVQSHNKCSESGNAFSDKRALVQHQRTHAGERPYECNKCGIFFSHASGLLQHQRDHNRGKPYECRECGKFFSQHSSLVKHQRVHTGESPHVCSECGKFFSRNSNLIQHKRVHTGEKPYECSECGKFFSQRSNLIHHKRVHTGRSAHECSECGKSFNCNSSLIKHWRVHTGERPYKCNECGKFFSHIASLIQHQIVHTGERPYGCSECGKAFSRSSDLMKHQRVHTGERPYECIECGKLFSQSSSLNSHRRLHTGERPYQCPECGKFFNQSSSLNNHRRLHTGERPYECLECGKTFRQRSNLRQHQKVHKPDRPYKCSECGKAFSQRPTLVRHQKIHIRERSAENVLPPPAQPCAVEISSEGRLYEGAISQRLNLVHPNVHTGKIPYEC is encoded by the exons ggctgtgtgacctttgagGACGTGACCATTTACTTCTCCCAGGAGGAGTGGGGGCTCCTTGATGAGGCTCAGAGACTCCTGTACTGCgacgtgatgctggagaactTTGCACTTATAGCCTCGTTGG GACTTACGTCTTTCAGGTCTCACATAGTTGCCCGGCTGGAGATGGGAGCAGAGCCATGGGTGCCTGACAGAGTGGACATGACTTCCGCCATGGCAAGAGGGGCATACAGTGGGCCCGGCTCTG ATTTTTGCTCTGGAACAGAGGGTGAGCATAGTGCGTCTGTGGAAGGAGTGCCACGTGACCGGAATCTCAAGGCAGCTCCATCTGGCCGGAAGGACTACTCCTGCGACATGTGTGGCCTATGCTTGAAAGACATTTTGGCCCTGGCTGAACACCGGGCAGCACATCCCAGGCAGAAGCCCTACGTGTGCCAGGCATATGGGAGAGAGTTCAAGTCCAGTGCGTACCATAACCAGCATCAGATGCAGCAGGGTGTAGACAAGCCTATCAGAAGGGATGAGGACAGGGCCTCCTCCCTCATGAAGAGCTGCAGAGATGATGCATCAAAGAAACCTTTCACAgtcagggagggtgggaaggactTTGCGGATGGGAAGGCCGGATCCGGCTTTCTGCCGCATCAGGTCCCTCACAGAGTGGAGGAGCCACCCCGGGACACTGGTGTCGGGGATCGTCACACCGTCCAAAGCCATAACAAGTGCAGCGAGTCTGGGAACGCCTTCAGTGACAAACGCGCACTCGTTCAGCACCAGAGAACCCACGCTGGAGAAAGGCCTTATGAGTGCAACAAATGTGGGATATTCTTTAGCCATGCCTCCGGCCTCCTTCAACACCAGAGAGACCACAACAGAGGAAAGCCTTATGAGTGCCGGGAATGTGGGAAGTTCTTCAGCCAGCACTCCAGTCTCGTTAAACATCAGAGAGTTCACACCGGGGAAAGCCCCCACGTGTGCAGCGAATGTGGGAAGTTCTTCAGCCGGAACTCCAACCTCATTCAACATAAGAgagttcacactggagagaagccttATGAGTGCAGCGAATGCGGGAAATTCTTCAGCCAGCGCTCCAACCTCATTCATCATAAGAGGGTTCATACCGGCAGAAGCGCTCACGAGTGCAGCGAGTGTGGGAAATCTTTCAACTGCAACTCCAGTCTCATCAAACATTGGAGGGTTCACACTGGAGAAAGACCTTACAAGTGCAACGAGTGCGGGAAATTCTTCAGCCACATCGCCAGTCTTATCCAACATCAGATAGTCCACACTGGCGAACGGCCTTACGGGTGCAgcgaatgtgggaaagccttcagccGGAGCTCTGACCTCATGAAGCATCAGAGAGTCCACACTGGGGAACGGCCTTATGAGTGCATCGAATGTGGGAAATTGTTTAGCCAGAGCTCCAGCCTCAATAGCCATCGGAGACTTCACACTGGCGAACGGCCTTATCAGTGCCCCGAGTGTGGGAAATTCTTTAACCAGAGCTCCAGCCTCAATAACCATCGGAGGCTTCACACCGGGGAGCGGCCTTATGAGTGCCTTGAATGTGGGAAAACCTTCAGGCAAAGGTCTAATCTGAGGCAGCACCAGAAGGTTCACAAACCAGACAGGCCGTATAAGTGcagtgaatgtggaaaagccttcagcCAGAGGCCTACCCTTGTCCGGCATCAGAAAATTCACATCAGAGAAAGGAGTGCAGAGAATGTGCTTCCTCCTCCAGCACAACCGTGTGCAGTGGAGATAAGCTCTGAGGGCAGACTTTATGAGGGGGCCATCAGCCAGAGGTTGAACCTTGTTCATCCCAATGTCCACACTGGGAAGATTCCCTATGAATGCTAG